CGGTGACAAAAGAAAGCCTGAAGCCTCTGGTGGATCAGGCCAATCTGGTGTTGCGTCCCATCACGGTGGTGGGCATCACTCCTGCAGGAAAAGAGCGCACAGGCACACTGGGCGTCAACACGGTGGCAGACCTGTTCTGGGTGCGCACAGACAAACTGGAACTTGACCCCGAGGGCATCGCCCGTGCGGTCAAAAAGCTCAACGGTTTGATCGGTCAGGCCCCGCAAAATGCCAGTTTCCGGTTTGTCAAAAACCAGATCAAGACCGTTCCAGAGAAAACGGGTTACAGCGTGGACACCAAAGCCGCCACCAAAGCCCTCTCTGACATGGTCCTGAAGCCGGAAATGATTCAGGTGGAGGTGCCGCTCAAGGTTCAGGACCCCACCCTGACCCTTGCCGATTTGCCCGATCCCAAGAACCTCAAATTGATTTCCTCTGGAAGCAGCACTTTCAAAGGTTCCAGTCGGGAACGGTCCACCAACGTCAAGGTGGCTGCATCCGCTCTGGATGGTCATGTGATCGCCCCGGACGAGGTTTTCAGCTTCAACGATGCCATCGGTGACATCTCACCTGCCAATGGGTACGTGGGTGCTCTGGTGATCAGTGGAGGCCGCACGGTTGAAGGCATCGGTGGAGGGGTGTGTCAGGTGTCCACCACCACCTTCCGCAGCATGTACAAAGCTGGTCTGCCCATCGTGGAGCGCAACCAGCACGCCTACTGGGTGAAGTGGTATGCCCCTCAAATGGGTTTCGAGGCTGCCGTTTACCAACCCGGCGTGGACCTCAAAATGAAAAACGACACAGGAGCACCCATCCTGATCCGCACCATCACCGATCTGGACAAAGGCACCCTGACGGTGAACCTGTACGGCATCCCACCCAAACGCAAAGTGACGGTTTCGGATGCCACCATCCTGTCCCGCACACCCCACCCACCTTCCAAAACCATTTATGACGCTTCTTTGGCCCCCGGTCAGATGAAACAGGTGGATTGGGCTGTGGATGGGTACAACGTGCAAATCACCCGCACCATCGTGGACAGCAAAGGTGCCCGCAAGGACACCATCAGCAGCAATTACCGTCCATGGCAAGCGGTGTTTGCCGTTGGACCTGCAAGGTAAAGCAACCCTGCAAAACCCAGCATCAAAAGACCCCCGGGTTTTCTCGGGGGTCTTGGCTTGGTCTTCAGATCTGGGGAGGAGGGACAATTTTTCGGCGCAAAAGTTGCATCCTTTGCCCGAGCCTTTCCCACCAGTGGGGCCTGAAGTGGTCTTTGAAATTCAGGGTGGCGTATTCGCTGCCCACGTCGTGCCCGAGTTGCTCGGTCAGGAAGTAGCGGTGGTCCATCACCCACAGGTACATGTCGGCTTCGGTGCGTCCGGGGAACTTGGTCATCACGTTGTGGCGGCGCAGGTTGCGGACCACATGCCAGTACAGCTTGTCGTACCAGGAGATGACCGCTTCATCCCAGCTGATGTCCCGC
This genomic window from Deinococcus misasensis DSM 22328 contains:
- a CDS encoding VanW family protein; translated protein: MKRPLMYLVPVALVVATPLVWAYSIQDSERIEKKIQVGNLDLSEKTLTEAIAALKAAPLKAPTVTVKMADKTFTVPATQLGWSLDHQETARLAFEKGQERTAFEKVQYRWGWKKDVQSVDWVVTINQDALKQQLEKWSRTLDGKPVPAKAIFSNGKYVIQADKPGQAADVQAVLNTYSGNPALTSLEIPVKTMRAAVTKESLKPLVDQANLVLRPITVVGITPAGKERTGTLGVNTVADLFWVRTDKLELDPEGIARAVKKLNGLIGQAPQNASFRFVKNQIKTVPEKTGYSVDTKAATKALSDMVLKPEMIQVEVPLKVQDPTLTLADLPDPKNLKLISSGSSTFKGSSRERSTNVKVAASALDGHVIAPDEVFSFNDAIGDISPANGYVGALVISGGRTVEGIGGGVCQVSTTTFRSMYKAGLPIVERNQHAYWVKWYAPQMGFEAAVYQPGVDLKMKNDTGAPILIRTITDLDKGTLTVNLYGIPPKRKVTVSDATILSRTPHPPSKTIYDASLAPGQMKQVDWAVDGYNVQITRTIVDSKGARKDTISSNYRPWQAVFAVGPAR